A region from the Sutcliffiella horikoshii genome encodes:
- a CDS encoding DnaD domain-containing protein: MKKEQFIQFMEEGNLSVPKYLLNNYVKLGLNEKEFLLLLHVHSFVESGIIFPTPMEIADKMTIDPTECMEILRHLLQKGYVSISDEMDEYSIKYERYSLQPLWEKMITYMMDQNKQASQQLNQQQEINLYTVFEQEFGRPLSPFECESLNMWMDQDHHDPTIIKAALREAVISGKLNFRYIDRILFEWKKNGIKTINQANEYGKKFRKNQQKATSVPPSKSSNSTVPFYNWLD, encoded by the coding sequence ATGAAAAAAGAGCAATTTATTCAATTCATGGAAGAGGGCAACCTGTCCGTTCCTAAATATTTGTTAAACAATTACGTAAAACTTGGGTTAAATGAAAAAGAGTTTCTACTACTTCTACATGTACATTCATTTGTAGAAAGCGGCATAATTTTTCCAACCCCTATGGAAATCGCAGATAAGATGACAATAGATCCTACAGAATGCATGGAAATCTTACGTCATCTACTTCAAAAAGGGTATGTGTCCATCAGTGATGAAATGGACGAGTACTCCATCAAATACGAACGATATTCTCTCCAACCCCTATGGGAAAAAATGATCACCTATATGATGGATCAAAACAAACAAGCTTCACAACAATTGAATCAACAACAAGAAATCAACCTTTACACAGTGTTTGAGCAGGAATTCGGAAGACCTTTATCTCCGTTTGAGTGCGAATCCCTTAATATGTGGATGGACCAGGATCATCATGATCCAACCATTATTAAAGCTGCATTAAGAGAGGCTGTAATTTCGGGTAAGTTGAATTTTCGTTATATTGATAGGATTCTTTTTGAGTGGAAGAAGAATGGCATAAAGACAATTAATCAAGCCAATGAGTATGGCAAAAAGTTTCGTAAAAATCAACAAAAGGCAACATCTGTACCACCAAGTAAATCAAGCAATTCAACTGTTCCATTTTATAACTGGCTTGATTAA
- a CDS encoding YpmA family protein, producing MESKIEVLSTVTVENSSDLYKIVDTLNRTLKRENLMFGLALDQDDKEKAVFTIYRT from the coding sequence ATGGAAAGTAAAATAGAGGTCTTGTCAACTGTGACAGTGGAGAATTCATCCGATTTATATAAAATCGTGGATACATTAAACAGAACATTAAAAAGAGAAAACCTTATGTTCGGCTTGGCTTTAGACCAGGATGATAAAGAAAAAGCAGTTTTTACAATATATCGTACATAA
- a CDS encoding cell wall elongation regulator TseB-like domain-containing protein → MKKWIIFSIIMVAIIFLWQFISIYQTAMSPVKDEIEKGVAVAQKGAELQTVEEVAAYNGTNSYVIVQGMDSEKEELVVWVKESKEIVHTMKKKDGIPKEEVLNYLQTDREPKEIISISLAMEKNTPLWEIKFKDSNDQYNLYYVKFENGEYFQRIIF, encoded by the coding sequence ATGAAAAAGTGGATTATTTTTAGCATTATTATGGTTGCCATCATCTTTTTGTGGCAATTTATCTCTATATATCAAACAGCCATGTCACCAGTTAAAGATGAGATAGAAAAAGGGGTGGCAGTTGCCCAAAAAGGGGCAGAGCTACAAACAGTGGAAGAAGTAGCGGCATACAATGGTACAAATTCCTATGTTATTGTACAAGGAATGGACAGCGAAAAAGAAGAACTTGTTGTGTGGGTGAAAGAAAGCAAGGAAATTGTCCATACAATGAAAAAGAAAGACGGAATCCCAAAAGAAGAAGTGTTGAACTATCTTCAAACAGACAGGGAACCGAAAGAGATTATTTCCATCTCTCTAGCGATGGAAAAAAACACTCCATTGTGGGAAATTAAATTTAAAGACAGCAATGATCAATATAATCTCTATTACGTGAAATTCGAAAATGGAGAATACTTTCAACGAATAATCTTTTAA
- the asnS gene encoding asparagine--tRNA ligase, with translation MKTTISEVHKHVGEEVTIGAWIANKRSSGKIAFLQLRDGSGFIQGVVVKAEVDESVFQAAKSVTQETSVYVTGIVREDERSPFGYELGVTGVEVIHEAVDYPITPKNHGTEFLMDNRHLWLRSKKQHAIMKIRNEVIRATYEFFNDNGFSKVDPPILTGSAPEGTSELFATKYFDEDAYLSQSGQLYMEAAAMALGKVFSFGPTFRAEKSKTRRHLIEFWMIEPEMAFYEFEDNLVVQEQYVSFIVQSVVKNCKLELGILDRDVSKLEKIQAPFPRISYDDAIKFLNEKGFDDIQWGDDFGAPHETAIAESYEMPVFITHYPVGIKPFYMQPHPERDDVVLCADLIAPEGYGEIIGGSERIHDYNLLKQRLEEHNLESDAYKWYLELRQYGSVPHSGFGLGLERTVAWISGTEHVREAIPFPRLLNRLYP, from the coding sequence GTGAAAACAACAATATCTGAAGTACATAAACATGTTGGAGAAGAAGTAACCATTGGTGCTTGGATTGCCAACAAAAGATCAAGCGGGAAGATTGCATTCCTACAATTACGTGACGGTTCCGGGTTTATTCAAGGGGTAGTTGTAAAAGCGGAAGTAGATGAGTCTGTATTCCAAGCAGCAAAATCTGTTACGCAAGAAACTTCTGTATATGTAACGGGAATCGTGCGTGAGGACGAAAGATCCCCATTCGGTTACGAGCTAGGTGTAACAGGAGTAGAAGTGATTCATGAAGCGGTTGACTACCCAATCACTCCAAAAAATCATGGAACAGAATTCTTAATGGACAACCGCCACTTATGGTTGCGTTCCAAAAAACAACATGCCATCATGAAAATTAGAAATGAAGTAATTCGTGCGACTTACGAATTCTTTAACGATAATGGGTTCTCTAAAGTAGATCCTCCAATCTTAACAGGCAGTGCTCCGGAAGGAACATCTGAACTGTTTGCTACGAAATACTTTGACGAAGACGCATATCTATCTCAAAGTGGACAACTTTACATGGAAGCTGCAGCAATGGCGCTTGGTAAAGTATTCTCATTCGGACCGACATTCCGTGCGGAAAAATCTAAAACAAGACGTCACCTAATTGAGTTCTGGATGATTGAGCCTGAGATGGCGTTCTATGAGTTCGAAGACAACCTTGTTGTTCAAGAGCAATATGTTTCTTTCATCGTTCAATCAGTTGTGAAAAACTGTAAATTGGAATTGGGAATTCTGGATAGAGATGTATCAAAGCTTGAAAAAATCCAAGCTCCATTCCCAAGAATTTCTTACGATGATGCCATTAAATTCTTAAATGAAAAAGGTTTTGATGATATCCAGTGGGGCGATGATTTCGGTGCACCTCATGAAACGGCGATTGCTGAAAGCTATGAAATGCCTGTTTTCATTACGCATTATCCTGTAGGAATCAAACCATTCTACATGCAACCACACCCTGAGCGAGACGATGTAGTGTTGTGTGCAGACCTTATCGCACCTGAAGGCTACGGAGAAATCATTGGTGGATCTGAACGTATTCATGACTATAACCTGTTAAAACAACGCTTAGAAGAGCATAACTTGGAGTCTGATGCATATAAGTGGTACTTAGAGCTTCGTCAATACGGCTCAGTGCCTCATTCAGGCTTTGGACTAGGCCTTGAACGTACGGTCGCATGGATCAGCGGAACAGAGCACGTCCGTGAAGCAATTCCATTCCCAAGATTACTAAACCGTCTATATCCATAA
- the panD gene encoding aspartate 1-decarboxylase, whose product MFRTLMNAKIHRARVTESNLNYVGSITIDEDILDAVGMAANEKVQIVNNNNGARFETYIIPGKRGGKDFCLNGAAARLVQEGDVIIVISYAMMAEEKVKDHQPKVAVMNENNEIIEMLGTEPAATVMV is encoded by the coding sequence TTGTTTCGTACACTAATGAATGCAAAAATACATCGAGCTAGGGTTACAGAATCTAATTTGAATTATGTAGGCAGTATCACTATTGACGAGGACATTCTCGATGCAGTTGGTATGGCTGCTAACGAAAAAGTGCAAATTGTTAACAATAATAATGGTGCGCGTTTTGAAACATATATTATACCAGGTAAAAGAGGCGGAAAAGACTTCTGCCTAAATGGTGCGGCCGCAAGACTAGTGCAAGAAGGAGATGTTATAATCGTTATATCCTATGCAATGATGGCTGAGGAAAAAGTAAAAGACCATCAACCTAAAGTCGCGGTCATGAACGAAAACAACGAAATAATCGAAATGCTAGGCACAGAACCAGCCGCAACCGTTATGGTATAA
- a CDS encoding pyridoxal phosphate-dependent aminotransferase has translation MKLAKRVSTLTPSTTLEITAKAKELKDAGHDVIGLGAGEPDFNTPAHIMDAAKEAMDKGFTKYTPSGGLPALKKEIINKLERDQELTYKPSEVIVCIGAKHALYTLFQVILDEGDEVIIPTPYWVSYPEQVKLAEGVPVYVEGKEENQFKITAEQLKATITPKTKAVVLNSPSNPTGMVYTKEELEELGKVCLEHNILIVSDEIYEKLLYDGNKHVSIAQLSPELKEQTVIINGVSKSHSMTGWRIGYAVGNQTIISAMTNLASHSTSNPTSISQYATIAAYQGPQDDVEVMREAFEERLNIIFEKLNQIPGFHCLKPQGAFYLFPKAIEAAKMAGFNDVDSFVKALLEEEKVALVPGSGFGADDYVRLSYATSLDLLESAVERIANYMAKVAAK, from the coding sequence ATGAAATTAGCCAAAAGGGTATCAACATTAACACCATCCACAACTTTGGAAATTACGGCCAAGGCAAAGGAACTTAAAGACGCAGGTCATGATGTCATTGGTTTAGGCGCAGGTGAACCTGACTTTAATACACCGGCACATATAATGGACGCTGCAAAAGAGGCAATGGATAAAGGATTTACTAAATACACGCCATCAGGTGGACTGCCTGCATTAAAAAAAGAAATCATCAACAAGCTTGAGCGGGATCAAGAATTAACTTACAAACCGTCCGAAGTTATTGTCTGCATCGGTGCCAAACACGCTCTATATACACTTTTCCAAGTTATCCTTGATGAAGGGGACGAAGTGATCATTCCAACTCCTTATTGGGTTAGTTACCCAGAACAAGTAAAGCTTGCTGAAGGAGTACCTGTATATGTAGAAGGGAAGGAAGAAAATCAATTTAAAATTACTGCGGAGCAACTGAAAGCCACGATCACTCCAAAGACGAAAGCAGTAGTATTGAACTCTCCAAGTAACCCAACAGGTATGGTTTACACGAAGGAAGAATTAGAAGAATTAGGGAAAGTATGTCTTGAGCATAATATTCTAATTGTATCGGATGAGATTTATGAAAAGCTTCTATACGATGGAAACAAGCACGTATCTATCGCTCAACTTTCTCCGGAACTGAAAGAGCAAACAGTCATCATTAACGGCGTTTCTAAGTCCCATTCTATGACTGGTTGGAGAATAGGATATGCTGTAGGGAACCAGACCATTATCAGCGCGATGACAAACTTAGCAAGTCATAGTACATCCAACCCTACATCCATCTCCCAATATGCAACCATTGCTGCATATCAAGGCCCGCAGGATGATGTAGAAGTAATGCGTGAAGCGTTTGAAGAAAGGCTGAATATCATTTTTGAAAAACTGAATCAAATTCCAGGATTCCATTGTCTTAAACCACAAGGAGCTTTCTACCTGTTCCCTAAAGCGATTGAAGCTGCAAAAATGGCTGGTTTTAATGACGTAGACAGTTTTGTAAAAGCTTTGCTGGAAGAAGAAAAAGTGGCACTTGTCCCTGGTTCCGGATTTGGAGCGGATGATTATGTTCGTCTTTCTTATGCAACAAGTCTTGACTTATTGGAAAGTGCTGTTGAGCGAATCGCAAACTATATGGCAAAAGTGGCGGCTAAGTAA
- the nth gene encoding endonuclease III, which yields MLNLKQIKEVVDVMGEMFPDAHCELNHKNPFELVIAVALSAQCTDALVNKVTKNLFEKYQKPEDYLAVTLEELQQDIRSIGLFRNKAKNIRSLCQLLLEEYNGQVPKDRDELIKLPGVGRKTANVVVSVAFGVPAIAVDTHVERVSKRLGICKWKDSVLEVEKTLMRKIPKEKWSDTHHRLIFFGRYHCKAQNPQCESCPLLEMCREGKKRMKKKVG from the coding sequence ATGTTAAATCTTAAGCAAATAAAAGAAGTAGTAGATGTCATGGGGGAAATGTTTCCTGATGCACATTGTGAGTTAAATCATAAAAATCCTTTCGAGTTAGTAATTGCAGTTGCGTTGTCCGCTCAGTGTACGGATGCACTTGTAAATAAAGTAACCAAGAACCTGTTTGAAAAATACCAGAAGCCTGAGGATTATCTTGCAGTTACCCTAGAAGAATTGCAACAAGATATTCGATCCATCGGATTGTTTCGAAATAAAGCAAAAAATATTCGGAGTTTATGCCAACTCCTTCTTGAAGAATACAATGGACAAGTCCCTAAAGACAGGGATGAACTTATTAAGTTGCCAGGTGTTGGCCGAAAAACAGCCAATGTGGTAGTATCCGTTGCCTTTGGTGTCCCGGCGATTGCGGTTGATACACATGTAGAACGAGTTAGTAAGCGTTTAGGCATTTGCAAGTGGAAGGACAGCGTATTAGAAGTAGAAAAGACACTGATGAGGAAAATACCAAAAGAGAAATGGTCTGACACGCATCATCGACTTATTTTCTTTGGGAGATATCATTGTAAAGCTCAGAACCCTCAATGTGAAAGCTGTCCTTTACTTGAGATGTGCAGAGAAGGTAAGAAGAGAATGAAGAAGAAGGTGGGCTAA
- the panC gene encoding pantoate--beta-alanine ligase translates to MKIIKHISDMQHVIKIEKQQGKKVGFVPTMGFLHEGHQTLLKEARENNDIVVLSIFVNPLQFGPNEDLEAYPRDFERDEEIAKLRGVDYLFYPSVEEMYKENRTTIIKVEQRVDVLCGKHRPGHFDGVATVVMKLFQIVTPDTAYFGMKDAQQVAVIDGLIKDYHLPIELVRVGTVREEDGLAKSSRNVYLSEGERSKAPSLYQALTLGKVKLEEGMDVHSVKKEIEEYIFLHTGYKAEYVEIYAYPTLQERKKVKEEETIIIAIAVKFSKARLIDNIVFSYSKGE, encoded by the coding sequence GTGAAAATTATTAAACACATATCTGACATGCAACATGTCATTAAAATAGAAAAACAGCAAGGGAAAAAAGTCGGTTTCGTTCCTACCATGGGTTTTCTTCATGAAGGGCATCAAACTTTACTAAAAGAAGCTCGTGAAAACAATGACATCGTCGTGTTAAGCATTTTTGTAAACCCTTTGCAATTCGGACCTAATGAAGATTTAGAGGCTTATCCACGTGACTTTGAACGGGATGAAGAGATTGCAAAATTACGTGGAGTGGACTATCTTTTTTACCCTTCAGTAGAAGAAATGTACAAAGAGAACCGTACAACGATCATTAAAGTGGAACAACGAGTGGATGTTCTTTGTGGAAAACATCGTCCGGGCCACTTTGACGGAGTAGCGACCGTTGTCATGAAACTGTTTCAGATTGTCACACCAGACACAGCTTACTTCGGCATGAAGGATGCACAGCAAGTTGCCGTGATTGACGGTTTGATAAAAGACTACCATCTGCCAATTGAATTGGTCAGAGTGGGGACAGTCCGGGAAGAAGACGGTCTTGCGAAAAGCTCCCGCAATGTGTATTTGAGTGAAGGGGAGAGAAGCAAAGCCCCATCCCTGTACCAAGCACTTACACTCGGCAAAGTGAAATTGGAAGAAGGAATGGATGTCCATTCCGTTAAAAAAGAAATAGAGGAGTATATTTTCCTTCATACAGGATACAAAGCGGAATATGTGGAGATCTACGCGTACCCGACCCTTCAAGAACGGAAGAAGGTAAAGGAAGAGGAGACCATCATCATTGCTATTGCAGTGAAATTTTCAAAGGCAAGGCTAATAGACAACATTGTTTTTTCATACTCTAAGGGGGAATAG
- the panB gene encoding 3-methyl-2-oxobutanoate hydroxymethyltransferase, translating into MKTTSDFLKMKKNKEKIAMLTAYDYPSAKLAEEAGVDMILVGDSLGMVVLGYESTVPVTVDDMIHHTKAVKRGAPSTFVVTDMPFMSYHLSMENTLLNAKRIVQDSGAHALKVEGGGEVFHVISSLTSAGIPVVAHLGLTPQSVGVLGGYKVQGKDVESAKKMIQDARTAEEAGAMALVLECVPKQLAKDIAAQLTIPVIGIGAGVDVDGQVLVYHDVVKYGVDRVPKFVQSYVDSQVLMKDGLQQYVHEVKENIFPKPEHSFTMKEETLHRLYGG; encoded by the coding sequence ATGAAAACTACATCGGACTTTTTGAAAATGAAAAAAAACAAGGAAAAAATCGCCATGTTAACGGCATACGACTACCCATCTGCCAAGCTCGCAGAAGAAGCGGGAGTGGACATGATACTTGTGGGAGATTCTCTTGGCATGGTCGTCCTTGGTTATGAATCGACGGTACCTGTTACGGTGGATGACATGATTCATCATACCAAGGCAGTAAAACGCGGGGCACCATCTACGTTTGTCGTAACAGATATGCCTTTCATGTCCTATCATCTTTCCATGGAAAACACCCTTTTGAATGCCAAAAGGATTGTTCAGGATTCAGGGGCACATGCGTTGAAAGTGGAAGGCGGCGGGGAAGTGTTCCATGTTATTTCCTCTTTGACAAGCGCTGGAATACCAGTGGTGGCACATTTAGGTCTGACGCCGCAATCAGTGGGTGTCCTTGGAGGCTATAAAGTGCAAGGGAAAGATGTGGAAAGTGCCAAGAAAATGATTCAAGATGCAAGGACAGCTGAAGAGGCTGGGGCAATGGCTCTGGTTTTAGAATGCGTGCCAAAGCAACTTGCCAAGGATATAGCTGCTCAACTTACCATCCCTGTAATCGGGATAGGTGCAGGTGTTGATGTGGACGGTCAGGTGCTCGTTTACCATGATGTCGTGAAATACGGAGTAGACCGGGTTCCGAAATTTGTGCAATCCTATGTGGATTCCCAGGTGTTGATGAAAGATGGTCTGCAACAGTATGTTCATGAGGTGAAAGAAAATATTTTTCCTAAGCCGGAACATAGTTTTACGATGAAAGAGGAAACGCTGCATCGATTATATGGGGGATAA
- a CDS encoding exonuclease domain-containing protein — MKQRFVVLDLETTGNTPKKNDKIIQVGAVLIEDGEIVERFASFVNPQCTIPPFIEQLTNINQEMVDRAPTFAQIAPMLCEMLKGSSLVAHNVPFDLSFLQHELKTSGHPTFSGNTFDTVEMARILLPTQKSYKLTDLSIYYELNHDNPHRADSDAEATAIIFLKLLKKIQSLPSVTINQLHTFLHTMKSDIHLLFQQKGVSSSLNHVLYDEKLAVRKASLEPIEELEKAKSEMLTGVKGLLSPFDKELTALLDARQHGLLEITASHKLHTLGALAFALENNKKVVVSSATKETKQELEQQILSQNKHAAFLLSEIKGKYYYLSLSRLVTVLAEADDNYDAVLTKAQILVWLTETETGDMEELSLSSGGRLLWDSINCSYGVSTDDSLDDLCFYTRAKNRVKSASIIFTNHMFLAKEIWKPEAFMQMDYFLVEDAGLFQESVGRFLGKEISYLDLYFTLSRLKDTTVVQQAKEELDEAFRLIRSYCLLRTKKGQSRVIYRYDVLKEKSPGWYAVLEAAQRLYMKLTEVLLSLEKEAESTPLKKMRDTFHALLFSVEKHGLTWFDVHTKGAKNSVTIYEQPLDVSGNLAEKFYQQKSSVLFVSPALSVDKNFDYMLEELGLTDFYPKTISVENAGTNYPGVFIPTDMPAITRGKNEAFNEIAAMQLLELLEDRGGRILVTFSSLEMLSAVYQAIKSLPNAEETVVVSQSSLSGGKQKILKAAANFEKAILFVTNGFLEEVNLQDEKIDTLVIMRLPFKSMDEPVMAAKIATIEGQGRNSFTDVSLPIAVLRFKAMISRFLEAEGPKEIFIFDKRVVEKRYGNTFLQSIPNAIVKKDSFFAIMSRIN; from the coding sequence ATGAAACAGCGGTTTGTCGTTCTTGACTTGGAAACGACAGGGAATACTCCCAAGAAAAATGACAAAATAATACAAGTTGGCGCTGTTTTAATAGAAGATGGTGAAATAGTCGAGCGCTTTGCAAGTTTTGTGAACCCTCAATGTACCATTCCGCCTTTTATTGAACAACTAACCAATATTAATCAGGAAATGGTCGATCGGGCACCAACGTTTGCACAAATCGCTCCTATGCTGTGTGAAATGCTAAAAGGATCATCATTAGTGGCACACAATGTACCTTTTGATCTTTCTTTTTTACAACATGAGCTGAAAACAAGCGGTCATCCCACATTTTCAGGAAATACATTTGATACAGTGGAAATGGCAAGGATTTTACTGCCTACACAGAAAAGCTATAAATTAACGGATTTATCGATTTATTATGAATTGAATCATGATAATCCACATAGAGCGGATAGTGATGCAGAAGCTACCGCCATTATTTTTCTGAAGCTTTTGAAGAAGATTCAAAGTCTTCCTTCCGTTACGATAAACCAATTACATACATTCTTACATACGATGAAGAGTGATATTCACCTATTATTTCAACAAAAGGGTGTGTCATCTTCTCTTAACCATGTTCTATATGATGAGAAGCTAGCTGTTAGAAAAGCTTCGCTAGAGCCTATAGAAGAACTAGAAAAAGCCAAAAGCGAGATGCTAACCGGAGTGAAAGGCTTATTAAGTCCCTTTGATAAAGAATTAACTGCCCTGCTTGATGCTCGGCAACATGGTTTATTGGAAATTACAGCCTCCCACAAATTGCATACGTTAGGTGCACTCGCTTTTGCTCTGGAAAATAATAAAAAAGTGGTAGTGAGTTCTGCAACAAAAGAAACGAAGCAGGAGCTTGAACAACAAATATTATCACAAAATAAGCATGCAGCATTTCTGTTATCAGAAATAAAAGGAAAGTATTATTATTTAAGCTTGTCGAGGTTAGTTACGGTCCTAGCAGAAGCGGACGATAACTATGATGCTGTATTAACAAAGGCGCAGATTCTCGTTTGGTTAACGGAAACGGAAACAGGAGATATGGAAGAGCTCTCTCTATCGTCTGGTGGAAGGTTGCTTTGGGATTCAATAAACTGTTCTTACGGAGTTTCAACAGATGACTCTTTGGATGATCTCTGTTTTTATACTAGAGCAAAGAATAGAGTGAAAAGTGCCTCTATCATCTTTACTAATCATATGTTCCTGGCAAAGGAGATTTGGAAACCCGAAGCATTCATGCAAATGGATTATTTTCTTGTAGAAGATGCAGGACTGTTTCAAGAAAGTGTAGGCAGGTTCCTTGGGAAAGAAATCAGCTACCTGGATTTATATTTTACCTTATCAAGACTAAAGGACACCACTGTCGTCCAACAGGCAAAAGAAGAGCTGGACGAGGCTTTCCGGTTGATACGAAGTTACTGCCTTTTGAGAACAAAGAAAGGTCAATCAAGAGTAATATACAGATATGATGTGTTGAAGGAAAAATCACCAGGGTGGTATGCTGTTCTAGAAGCTGCCCAAAGGTTGTATATGAAGTTGACAGAAGTCCTTTTATCATTGGAGAAAGAGGCTGAATCAACACCTTTAAAAAAAATGAGGGATACCTTTCACGCCCTGTTATTCAGTGTTGAGAAGCATGGATTAACATGGTTTGATGTTCACACTAAAGGGGCAAAAAATTCGGTTACCATCTATGAGCAACCACTTGATGTTTCCGGTAATCTTGCTGAAAAATTTTATCAGCAAAAGAGCAGTGTGCTCTTTGTTTCACCTGCGTTAAGTGTGGACAAAAACTTTGACTACATGCTTGAGGAGTTAGGGCTGACAGACTTTTACCCCAAGACCATATCTGTTGAAAACGCAGGAACTAATTATCCAGGCGTATTTATTCCGACAGACATGCCGGCAATTACAAGAGGGAAAAATGAAGCATTTAACGAGATCGCTGCCATGCAACTTTTAGAGCTTTTAGAAGATAGGGGCGGAAGAATTCTTGTCACCTTTTCTTCCCTTGAAATGTTGAGTGCTGTTTACCAAGCAATCAAATCCCTGCCAAATGCAGAAGAAACTGTAGTGGTGAGTCAAAGCAGCTTGTCTGGCGGAAAGCAAAAAATTCTTAAAGCTGCAGCCAATTTCGAAAAAGCCATTTTGTTTGTAACAAACGGATTCCTAGAAGAAGTTAACCTACAAGATGAAAAAATAGACACACTCGTGATCATGCGACTGCCATTTAAGTCAATGGATGAACCGGTGATGGCAGCTAAAATTGCCACTATTGAAGGACAAGGCCGCAATTCATTCACAGATGTATCATTACCAATAGCAGTACTAAGATTTAAAGCAATGATAAGTCGCTTTTTAGAAGCAGAAGGTCCAAAAGAAATATTTATCTTTGATAAGCGAGTGGTGGAAAAAAGATACGGTAACACCTTCCTACAATCCATCCCAAACGCCATCGTCAAAAAAGACTCCTTCTTTGCCATTATGAGTAGAATAAATTAG
- a CDS encoding biotin--[acetyl-CoA-carboxylase] ligase, which produces MFTEIEGDFLSGQKISEELGCSRTAVWKHIEDLRQEGYELEAVRRKGYRIKTIPDKISHNEISLGLKTETLGRKIHFEDYVTSTQKIAHQLAYDGVPEGTLVVAEEQTSGRGRLSRAWYSPKYTGVWMSLILRPNLPPAKAPQLTLLTAVAITQAIEEVTGLRPDIKWPNDILINKKKTVGILTEMQAEADKINSVIIGMGINVNQSLEQFPEDLHSIATSLSIELGEKVNRAELIQTILLKFENLYQKYLQHGFYPIKLLWESYAISIGKRIIARTITGTLEGRAKGITEDGVLMLEDDQEVVHYIHSADIQIGSD; this is translated from the coding sequence ATGTTCACTGAAATTGAAGGTGACTTCCTTTCCGGCCAAAAGATAAGCGAAGAGTTAGGGTGCTCACGAACAGCCGTTTGGAAACATATCGAAGACTTGAGGCAGGAAGGGTATGAGCTTGAGGCAGTAAGAAGAAAAGGATACCGCATAAAAACAATTCCCGATAAAATATCCCACAATGAGATCTCTTTAGGGTTAAAAACGGAAACACTGGGGCGGAAAATCCATTTTGAAGATTACGTCACTTCGACCCAAAAAATTGCCCATCAATTAGCCTATGACGGTGTACCTGAGGGGACATTGGTGGTGGCGGAGGAACAAACTTCCGGCAGAGGGAGATTAAGCAGGGCCTGGTATTCACCAAAATATACCGGTGTTTGGATGAGTTTGATTTTACGTCCTAACTTACCACCTGCCAAAGCACCCCAATTGACGTTATTGACAGCAGTTGCGATTACTCAGGCGATTGAAGAGGTGACCGGCTTGCGTCCTGATATTAAATGGCCTAATGATATATTGATCAATAAAAAGAAGACAGTCGGTATCCTGACTGAAATGCAGGCAGAAGCAGATAAAATCAATTCTGTCATTATCGGCATGGGGATAAATGTGAATCAATCTTTGGAACAATTCCCTGAAGATCTTCATTCCATTGCAACCTCCTTGTCCATAGAACTCGGGGAAAAAGTCAATCGTGCAGAGCTTATACAAACCATTCTCCTGAAATTTGAAAATTTGTATCAAAAATATCTCCAACATGGGTTTTATCCGATAAAACTACTATGGGAGTCCTATGCTATCAGTATTGGAAAGAGAATTATTGCCCGTACGATAACAGGTACCCTTGAAGGAAGAGCAAAGGGGATAACAGAAGACGGTGTGTTAATGCTAGAAGATGACCAAGAAGTAGTCCACTATATACACTCAGCGGATATACAAATTGGAAGCGATTAA